From a region of the Odoribacter splanchnicus DSM 20712 genome:
- a CDS encoding BT_3928 family protein codes for MKLLRNICRILVGIVFIYSGFVKGVDPLGSDYKFTDYFNAFGMSWMGFSTLFFSFLLSMAEFLIGICLFLNIKIKTAAWGAILFMGFFTPLTLILAIKNPVTDCGCFGDALILTNWETFWKNIILLAMTLVIFYTRDKYKPIFNFLEQTVVLVGTVIFMFCVQWYSFRHLPIVDFRPYAIGKNISEGMAIPDGAPHDEYAITLKYKNKQTGEVKDFTEENYPWQDTVNWEYVSSDQKLIKEGYKAPIHDFVIEHPELGDITQEVLEDNGYTFLVIAYNINKTDPENQEKLNRLAAYAKDKGYRFYGLSASAADDIRKYTEAHQVNYDYCSTDEIQLKTIVRSNPGLILLRQGTILDKWGHRDLPEVEELQNKDLASYCLQEQQAITDRYLIYSLIMLYIACIFLYIIRKYKRMIK; via the coding sequence ATGAAATTATTGAGAAATATCTGCCGTATTTTAGTCGGTATTGTATTTATTTATTCTGGTTTTGTAAAAGGAGTGGACCCGCTCGGTTCAGACTACAAGTTCACCGATTATTTCAATGCTTTCGGCATGAGTTGGATGGGATTCAGTACCCTGTTTTTCTCCTTCTTGCTCTCTATGGCAGAATTTCTTATCGGTATCTGTCTGTTCCTGAATATCAAGATAAAAACAGCTGCCTGGGGAGCCATTTTGTTTATGGGATTTTTTACTCCTCTCACCCTGATCCTGGCTATCAAGAATCCGGTCACAGACTGCGGATGTTTCGGGGATGCCCTGATCTTAACCAATTGGGAAACTTTCTGGAAAAATATCATTCTGCTGGCGATGACATTAGTTATCTTTTACACAAGAGATAAGTATAAACCGATTTTCAACTTTCTGGAACAAACTGTGGTTTTAGTGGGGACGGTTATTTTCATGTTCTGTGTACAATGGTACTCTTTCCGTCACCTGCCTATCGTGGATTTCCGTCCCTATGCTATCGGTAAAAATATCTCCGAGGGTATGGCCATCCCCGACGGAGCTCCGCATGACGAATATGCGATTACGCTCAAATACAAAAACAAACAGACAGGAGAAGTAAAAGACTTTACAGAAGAAAACTATCCCTGGCAAGATACCGTAAACTGGGAATATGTCAGCTCGGATCAGAAACTGATCAAAGAAGGATATAAAGCTCCGATTCATGATTTCGTCATCGAACATCCGGAATTGGGAGACATCACCCAGGAAGTATTAGAAGATAATGGATATACCTTTTTGGTTATCGCTTACAACATCAATAAAACCGATCCTGAAAATCAGGAAAAATTGAACCGACTGGCAGCATATGCCAAAGATAAAGGTTACCGGTTTTATGGTTTGAGTGCTTCTGCCGCCGATGATATCCGGAAATATACCGAAGCTCATCAGGTAAATTATGATTATTGTTCAACCGATGAAATACAGTTGAAAACGATCGTACGCTCGAACCCCGGCTTGATCCTTTTACGTCAGGGGACTATCCTCGACAAATGGGGCCACCGGGATCTGCCGGAAGTGGAGGAATTACAGAACAAAGACTTAGCTTCCTATTGCCTGCAAGAACAACAGGCTATCACAGACAGATATCTGATCTACAGCCTGATTATGCTCTATATCGCCTGCATATTTCTCTATATAATCCGGAAATATAAAAGGATGATAAAATAA
- the tpiA gene encoding triose-phosphate isomerase, with protein sequence MRKKIVAGNWKMNKTLQEGIELAKEVNSKVKAANAKDVKVIIGTPFIHLAEVSKMVDPAVIAVSAQNCATEVSGAYTGEVSAAMVASTGSRYVILGHSERRSYYGETDEILVKKVQRALENNLDVIFCVGEVLAEREAGKHFEVVKSQLVNGLFNLSADQFAHIVVAYEPVWAIGTGKTATSAQAEEMHAFIRKTIADKYGKEVADNTSILYGGSCNPKNADELFCQADVDGGLIGGASLKADDFMAIITARQKH encoded by the coding sequence ATGAGAAAAAAAATTGTTGCCGGTAACTGGAAAATGAACAAAACCCTGCAGGAAGGGATTGAACTGGCTAAAGAGGTAAACAGCAAAGTAAAAGCTGCTAATGCAAAGGATGTGAAGGTCATCATCGGTACCCCTTTCATTCATCTGGCCGAAGTAAGTAAAATGGTAGATCCTGCAGTCATTGCCGTATCTGCACAAAACTGCGCTACAGAAGTCTCCGGAGCATATACCGGTGAAGTATCCGCAGCTATGGTGGCCTCTACCGGAAGCCGGTATGTCATTCTCGGTCACTCTGAAAGAAGAAGCTATTACGGAGAAACCGATGAAATCCTGGTTAAGAAGGTACAACGTGCCCTGGAAAATAACCTGGATGTCATTTTCTGCGTCGGAGAAGTTTTAGCCGAGAGGGAAGCCGGCAAACATTTCGAAGTAGTAAAATCTCAATTGGTAAACGGTTTATTCAACCTCTCTGCCGATCAGTTCGCACACATCGTCGTAGCTTACGAACCGGTATGGGCTATCGGTACCGGCAAAACAGCCACCTCTGCACAAGCTGAGGAAATGCATGCCTTTATCCGTAAAACCATCGCCGACAAATATGGTAAAGAAGTAGCTGACAACACCTCGATCTTATACGGCGGAAGCTGCAACCCCAAAAATGCCGACGAACTATTCTGTCAGGCAGACGTCGACGGTGGCCTTATCGGCGGAGCTTCCCTGAAAGCCGACGACTTTATGGCTATCATTACGGCACGGCAGAAGCATTAA
- a CDS encoding dipeptidyl-peptidase 3 family protein, producing the protein MEEDKFNFLTEQFDDIKILRYQVPAFGQLPLREKIFVYYLSQAALAGRDILWDQNNRYNLRIRKILERIVREYPGDRNTDEFGRFLIYTKKVFFANGIHHHYSMDKFIPGFSKTYFQELLASIGIPEVFPELERVMFDSGYMAKRVVLDEGKDLIRASANNYYMNVTQREVEEFYRTSGEEDSCPVSRGLNSTLVKEEGVIREAVWKIGGKYGQELARVVAWLEKAIPYAYNEQQQKVIRLLIDYYKTGDLKLFDRYSIEWLKEDQAPVDFINGFIEVYGDPLAYKASWESVVEIVDQEAGERTRKLAGEALWFEQHAPIREEFKKQEVKGITARVMQVAMLGGDCHPATPIGINLPNAEWIRERYGSKSVTLDNITYAYDMAAKSSGMIDEFAGSDEEIRLAREWGTIGSNVHTDLHECLGHGSGKMLPGVTTEALRNYYSTIEEARADLFALYYIMDPKLVELGIIPSLEVAKAEYNSYIRNGLLVQLTRIKFGDRLEESHMRNRQTIAAWAYEQGKEANVIEKVQRAGKTYFIIRDFDALRVLFGQLLGEVQRIKSEGDFEGARKLIETYGVNVDRRLHREVLTRYEALGVAPYAGFINPEYRLVEQDGKIIDVGITYPDDFLGQMMGYGEKR; encoded by the coding sequence ATGGAAGAAGATAAATTTAATTTTTTAACAGAACAATTCGACGATATAAAAATTCTCCGGTATCAGGTACCGGCTTTCGGGCAACTTCCATTACGGGAAAAGATCTTTGTCTATTACCTGAGTCAGGCTGCTTTGGCAGGCCGGGATATACTATGGGATCAGAATAACCGGTATAATTTGCGTATCCGGAAGATTCTGGAACGGATTGTCCGGGAATATCCCGGGGATCGGAATACCGATGAGTTCGGGCGTTTTCTGATTTATACGAAGAAGGTGTTCTTTGCCAATGGCATCCATCATCACTATTCTATGGATAAGTTTATCCCTGGTTTTTCTAAGACTTATTTTCAGGAATTGTTGGCGTCGATCGGTATTCCGGAGGTGTTTCCCGAATTGGAACGAGTTATGTTCGACTCCGGTTATATGGCCAAGCGGGTGGTTTTGGACGAAGGGAAAGATTTGATCCGGGCTTCGGCTAATAATTATTATATGAATGTAACCCAGCGGGAAGTCGAAGAATTTTACCGCACTTCCGGTGAAGAGGATTCCTGTCCGGTATCCCGGGGATTGAATTCGACCCTGGTCAAAGAGGAAGGGGTAATCCGGGAAGCAGTCTGGAAAATAGGAGGAAAGTACGGTCAGGAATTGGCCCGGGTCGTAGCATGGCTTGAAAAAGCGATACCCTATGCTTATAACGAACAGCAGCAGAAAGTAATTCGGTTATTGATCGATTACTATAAAACGGGAGATTTAAAACTTTTTGACCGGTATTCGATCGAATGGTTGAAAGAGGATCAGGCCCCGGTCGATTTTATCAACGGGTTTATAGAGGTATACGGGGATCCTCTGGCTTATAAGGCCAGTTGGGAATCGGTGGTGGAGATCGTCGATCAGGAAGCCGGAGAACGCACCCGTAAACTGGCCGGAGAGGCACTGTGGTTCGAACAGCATGCCCCTATTCGCGAAGAATTTAAGAAACAAGAAGTGAAAGGCATCACTGCTCGTGTTATGCAGGTGGCTATGCTTGGCGGAGATTGTCATCCGGCTACTCCGATAGGGATCAATTTGCCCAATGCCGAATGGATCCGCGAACGCTACGGAAGTAAATCGGTGACTTTGGACAATATCACTTATGCCTATGATATGGCAGCTAAATCTTCCGGGATGATCGACGAGTTTGCCGGTTCGGACGAAGAAATTCGTTTGGCTCGTGAATGGGGAACTATCGGGAGTAATGTGCATACCGATCTTCACGAATGTCTGGGTCATGGGTCGGGAAAAATGTTGCCGGGTGTGACTACCGAAGCATTGCGTAATTATTATTCTACGATAGAAGAAGCCCGGGCGGATTTGTTCGCCCTCTATTATATCATGGATCCCAAATTGGTCGAACTGGGAATTATCCCTTCGTTGGAAGTGGCTAAAGCGGAATACAACAGCTATATCCGGAACGGTTTACTGGTACAACTCACCCGCATTAAATTCGGAGACCGGCTTGAGGAATCCCACATGCGTAACCGCCAGACGATAGCCGCCTGGGCTTATGAACAGGGGAAAGAAGCGAATGTAATAGAGAAAGTGCAAAGGGCAGGTAAGACCTATTTTATCATTCGTGATTTCGATGCTTTAAGAGTACTTTTCGGGCAATTGCTGGGAGAAGTACAGCGGATCAAATCGGAAGGAGATTTCGAGGGAGCCCGGAAATTGATCGAGACCTACGGAGTAAACGTCGACCGTCGGTTACACCGTGAAGTGTTGACCCGTTACGAAGCTTTGGGAGTGGCTCCATATGCCGGTTTTATCAACCCTGAATATCGCCTCGTCGAACAAGATGGAAAAATTATCGATGTCGGAATCACTTATCCCGACGACTTTCTGGGACAGATGATGGGGTATGGGGAAAAAAGGTAA
- a CDS encoding TrmH family RNA methyltransferase, with amino-acid sequence MKSIKEQVEYLRDFVVDEKNALFDRLIQERTDYVTVVLEDLFQSHNQSAVMRSADCYGIQHVHLIENRNSYDMTSTVSQGARDWLSIHRHKELENNTQATIDQLRAEGYRILATTPHANDIFVDDIDLEKGKMAFFFGTELTGLSDLVIGQADEFVKIPMYGFTESLNVSVCAAITMYSVTRRLRGSGIDWHLSDRAKDEILFKWYKNAIKASGEILERFNEE; translated from the coding sequence ATGAAATCCATCAAAGAACAAGTAGAATATTTACGGGATTTTGTTGTCGATGAAAAAAATGCTCTGTTCGATCGGTTGATACAGGAGCGGACCGATTATGTAACGGTTGTGTTAGAAGATTTATTTCAATCACATAATCAAAGTGCGGTGATGCGCTCGGCCGATTGTTATGGGATACAACATGTCCACCTGATCGAAAACCGGAATTCATACGATATGACTTCCACAGTTTCGCAGGGTGCGCGGGATTGGCTGTCTATTCACCGGCATAAAGAACTGGAAAACAATACCCAGGCTACGATCGATCAGTTGAGGGCCGAAGGTTATCGTATCCTGGCTACGACTCCCCATGCCAACGATATTTTTGTCGACGATATCGATTTGGAAAAAGGGAAAATGGCTTTTTTCTTCGGGACAGAATTAACCGGTTTGTCCGATTTGGTTATCGGACAGGCAGACGAATTTGTAAAAATACCGATGTATGGGTTTACCGAAAGTCTGAACGTGAGTGTTTGTGCGGCTATTACGATGTACAGTGTTACCCGTCGTTTGCGCGGGAGCGGTATCGACTGGCATTTATCCGATCGGGCGAAGGATGAAATCTTATTCAAATGGTATAAAAATGCCATCAAAGCTTCCGGCGAAATTCTGGAAAGATTCAATGAAGAATAG
- a CDS encoding NUDIX hydrolase has protein sequence MEKQKIENWKVLRSEYIAREPWFTARRDEVQLPNGNVIPTYYVLEYPAWICVIALTKEGGMIMERQYRHGIGRVDYELCAGVVDPTDASPLEAAKRELLEETGFGNGEWQSYMIISANPGTHNNLTYCFLATGVEKVMERHLEPTEDIVVEVLRPEQVRTLLLKNEIIQATHAAPLWKYFAENR, from the coding sequence ATGGAAAAACAGAAAATAGAGAATTGGAAGGTACTCCGTTCGGAGTATATCGCCAGAGAACCCTGGTTTACAGCCCGCCGGGATGAAGTGCAATTGCCGAACGGTAATGTCATTCCTACTTATTATGTATTGGAATATCCGGCCTGGATTTGTGTGATCGCTCTTACTAAGGAAGGGGGGATGATCATGGAAAGACAATACCGGCACGGAATCGGACGGGTTGATTATGAATTGTGTGCCGGGGTTGTAGATCCTACAGATGCCAGTCCTTTAGAAGCAGCCAAACGGGAATTACTCGAAGAAACCGGTTTCGGAAACGGAGAATGGCAGAGCTACATGATCATAAGTGCGAATCCCGGAACGCATAATAACCTGACTTATTGTTTCTTGGCTACCGGAGTGGAGAAGGTGATGGAGAGGCATCTCGAACCGACCGAAGACATTGTGGTGGAAGTATTAAGGCCGGAACAAGTGAGAACTCTCTTACTGAAAAATGAAATCATACAGGCGACTCACGCAGCTCCCCTTTGGAAGTATTTTGCTGAGAATCGTTGA
- a CDS encoding HU family DNA-binding protein — protein MNKAQLIDAIAEKAGLTKADSKKALEAFVETVGEALKGGDKVALIGFGSFSVSERSARSGRNPQTGKTITIPAKKVVKFKAGAELAEKF, from the coding sequence ATGAATAAAGCTCAATTAATCGACGCTATTGCTGAAAAGGCAGGTTTAACAAAAGCAGATTCTAAAAAAGCTCTGGAAGCTTTCGTAGAAACAGTTGGTGAAGCACTGAAAGGTGGTGATAAAGTGGCATTGATCGGATTCGGTTCTTTTTCTGTATCTGAAAGAAGTGCTAGAAGCGGTAGAAACCCACAGACTGGCAAAACGATTACTATTCCGGCTAAGAAAGTTGTTAAATTCAAAGCAGGCGCTGAATTGGCAGAAAAATTCTGA
- a CDS encoding NAD(P)/FAD-dependent oxidoreductase has translation MYTEIQIRIKPEQAGVEETLRQIAARVAGVGAERICRVDIVRKSIDARQKEVMFNLVAGLHIDRIEEKEKVFVPAYRDVSDRETVVVVGAGPAGLFAALRLIERGFRPLVLERGKAVEDRKKDLNGLYKTGMVDEDSNFGFGEGGAGTFSDGKLYTRSKKRGDVRRVMEILVYHGANPAILVEAHPHVGTDKLPGVIVNIRKTIQKQGGEIRFGCRVTGLIIRENSIQGVIAGGQEIASRHVILATGHSARDIYRMLQRQAVRMEPKDFAVGLRLEHPQQEIDRIQYHTPEGRGKWLPAAEYNFVTNIDGRGVYSFCMCPGGVIVPAATGPNQQVVNGMSSSYRNTPWANSAMVTAIGPAELESMNYRGLFAGMVFQEALERQAWEEGGGGLFAPAQRLTDFLAGKDSSTLPATSYKPGVHTSAISEWLPRIVYRRLAAGLQYFGQRAKGFVSERALLLGVETRTSSPLRIPRNEQLMHPEIRGLYPCGEGAGYAGGIISAAMDGEKCAENIF, from the coding sequence ATGTATACAGAAATTCAGATCAGAATAAAGCCAGAACAGGCAGGTGTGGAGGAAACATTGCGGCAAATCGCTGCCCGGGTTGCAGGAGTCGGTGCAGAACGGATCTGCCGGGTAGATATTGTCCGTAAGTCGATCGATGCCCGGCAAAAAGAAGTGATGTTCAACCTGGTCGCCGGACTTCATATCGACCGTATCGAGGAGAAAGAAAAGGTTTTCGTTCCGGCCTACCGGGATGTGTCCGACAGAGAAACGGTGGTCGTGGTCGGTGCAGGGCCTGCAGGTTTATTCGCAGCTTTGCGTTTGATCGAACGTGGTTTCCGTCCTTTGGTACTGGAAAGGGGAAAGGCTGTCGAAGACCGGAAAAAGGATCTGAATGGTTTATATAAGACCGGGATGGTAGATGAGGATTCTAATTTCGGTTTCGGGGAAGGAGGAGCCGGGACTTTTTCCGATGGAAAACTCTATACCCGTTCGAAGAAAAGGGGAGATGTACGCCGGGTTATGGAAATTTTGGTCTATCATGGAGCCAATCCTGCTATTCTGGTCGAAGCCCATCCGCATGTCGGAACCGACAAATTACCCGGAGTGATCGTCAATATCCGTAAAACTATTCAAAAACAGGGAGGAGAAATTCGTTTCGGTTGCCGGGTGACCGGTCTGATAATCCGTGAAAACAGTATACAGGGAGTGATTGCCGGAGGACAGGAAATTGCGAGCCGTCATGTCATATTAGCTACCGGCCATTCGGCCCGGGATATTTATCGGATGTTGCAAAGGCAGGCGGTACGGATGGAGCCGAAAGATTTTGCCGTCGGATTGCGTTTAGAGCATCCCCAGCAGGAGATCGATCGCATCCAATACCACACCCCGGAAGGGAGAGGCAAATGGTTACCTGCTGCTGAATATAATTTTGTCACCAATATAGACGGACGGGGAGTATATTCTTTTTGTATGTGTCCGGGTGGGGTAATCGTACCTGCGGCAACGGGGCCGAACCAACAGGTCGTCAATGGAATGTCCTCCTCCTACCGGAATACCCCCTGGGCAAATTCAGCTATGGTGACAGCTATCGGCCCGGCCGAATTGGAAAGTATGAATTACCGGGGATTATTTGCCGGCATGGTATTTCAGGAAGCCTTGGAACGACAGGCATGGGAGGAAGGGGGCGGTGGGCTTTTCGCTCCTGCTCAGCGGTTGACCGACTTCCTGGCCGGAAAGGACAGTAGCACTTTGCCGGCGACGTCTTATAAACCGGGAGTACATACTTCTGCTATCAGTGAATGGTTGCCCCGGATCGTTTATCGGCGTTTGGCGGCCGGACTGCAATATTTCGGACAACGGGCCAAAGGATTCGTATCCGAACGGGCACTTTTGCTGGGGGTAGAAACCCGTACCTCTTCTCCGTTGAGAATTCCGCGCAATGAGCAGCTGATGCATCCCGAGATACGAGGGTTATATCCTTGTGGTGAGGGGGCTGGATACGCCGGAGGAATCATTTCGGCAGCCATGGATGGCGAAAAATGTGCCGAAAATATCTTCTGA
- the porT gene encoding type IX secretion/gliding motility protein PorT/SprT codes for MLNKAFYIILFLSLSCCVQAQKIMRNTSLLNYQRGDRTVLHFGFSLGINYMDYKAVLSGANGWRAESGKLDVGFLVGIVSELRLGDDWGLRFLPGLEFATCSLVYTQVPEVENNKQYAYNESVYVSLPLMLKYKAKRINNFRPFITAGSSYKFDFQKHDKIDPDKSVYFRTRRGDVFLEMGAGSDFYLPYFKFGIELRFSLGLTDVLVHRPDPKNPGYEDYTQSLSKLRARIFTICFNFE; via the coding sequence ATGTTGAATAAAGCGTTCTATATAATCCTATTCCTATCCTTATCCTGTTGCGTGCAGGCCCAGAAAATAATGCGGAATACCAGTCTGTTGAATTATCAGCGGGGTGACCGGACCGTATTACATTTCGGTTTTAGCCTCGGGATCAATTATATGGACTATAAAGCCGTCTTGTCGGGAGCCAATGGATGGAGGGCGGAATCGGGCAAACTGGATGTCGGATTTCTGGTGGGTATTGTTTCTGAACTGAGATTAGGTGATGATTGGGGGCTGAGATTTTTGCCGGGACTGGAATTCGCTACCTGTTCGCTGGTGTATACGCAGGTGCCGGAGGTTGAAAATAACAAACAATATGCTTATAATGAGTCGGTTTATGTCTCTTTGCCGTTGATGTTGAAATACAAGGCCAAGCGGATTAATAATTTCCGTCCCTTTATTACTGCAGGAAGCAGTTATAAATTCGATTTTCAAAAACACGATAAGATCGATCCGGACAAGTCGGTTTATTTCCGAACCCGTAGAGGGGATGTTTTTCTGGAAATGGGAGCTGGTTCGGATTTTTACCTGCCTTATTTCAAATTTGGAATAGAGTTGCGTTTTTCATTGGGATTGACGGATGTATTGGTACATCGGCCTGATCCCAAAAATCCGGGATATGAGGATTATACACAATCTTTAAGTAAACTACGTGCCCGGATTTTCACGATTTGTTTTAATTTTGAATGA
- a CDS encoding SDR family NAD(P)-dependent oxidoreductase yields the protein MNKIALITGATSGIGQATALKAAEAGFDVIITGRRNDRLQELAESICQKGADVLPLAFDIRQSGEVETAIRNLGGKWRDISVLVNNAGLAVGVAPIQEGVLDDWERMIDTNVKGLLYITRAVAPLMIARNTGHIVNLASIAGKEVYPGGNVYCATKHAVDALSRAMRTDMLKHHIKVTNIAPGMVETEFSIVRYKGDKEAADKVYQGMTPLTNEDIAETIIFAITRPAHVCLNDIVIMPTAQANSRDVDRK from the coding sequence ATGAATAAAATAGCATTAATCACCGGAGCTACTTCCGGTATCGGCCAGGCAACAGCTTTAAAAGCTGCGGAAGCCGGATTCGATGTAATCATTACAGGCCGGAGAAACGACCGTTTACAAGAACTGGCTGAAAGTATCTGCCAGAAAGGAGCCGATGTACTCCCCTTAGCCTTCGATATCCGTCAGTCCGGAGAAGTCGAGACAGCCATTCGAAATCTCGGGGGGAAATGGAGGGATATCTCTGTATTGGTCAATAATGCCGGTTTGGCAGTGGGAGTCGCTCCCATCCAGGAGGGTGTCCTCGACGATTGGGAAAGAATGATCGATACCAATGTAAAGGGCCTGTTATACATCACCCGTGCTGTAGCCCCCCTGATGATCGCCCGGAATACGGGTCACATCGTGAATCTGGCCTCCATCGCCGGAAAAGAAGTATATCCCGGAGGAAACGTATATTGTGCAACCAAACATGCTGTGGATGCCTTGTCCAGGGCTATGCGGACAGATATGCTGAAACATCATATTAAAGTAACCAATATCGCCCCGGGAATGGTAGAAACCGAATTTTCCATCGTGCGCTACAAAGGAGATAAAGAGGCTGCCGACAAAGTATATCAGGGCATGACTCCGTTGACCAACGAGGATATTGCCGAGACCATCATTTTCGCTATCACCCGTCCGGCCCACGTCTGCCTGAACGACATCGTCATCATGCCTACCGCCCAAGCCAACTCCAGAGACGTAGATAGAAAGTAA
- a CDS encoding alpha/beta hydrolase gives MKRITFLTAAFLCLSGLTESPAQDTQSNRNMEELKLTQEWDKTFPKSDKVNHSKVTFVNRYGITLAADLYVPKTTAGGELPAIAVSGPFGAVKEQSSGLYAQTLAERGFLTIAFDPSFTGESGGQPRSVASPDINTEDFSAAVDYLATRPDVDAGRIGIIGICGWGGFAINAAANDTRIKATVASTMYDISRCTANGYFDAADNADARYKMRQEFNAQRTEDYRTGTYPRTVMNPKPAGDAPQFMKDYYDYYKTERGYHPRSINSGLGWNKTSSLAFVNAPILAYADEIRSAVLLIHGEKAHSRYFSEDAFRKLKGDNKELMIIPGAVHTDLYDRTDIIPFDKLEEFFDEYLK, from the coding sequence ATGAAACGGATAACTTTTTTAACGGCCGCTTTCCTCTGCCTCTCCGGTTTGACGGAAAGCCCGGCACAGGACACTCAAAGTAACAGGAATATGGAAGAATTGAAACTGACACAGGAATGGGACAAAACGTTCCCGAAGAGCGATAAGGTGAACCACAGTAAAGTAACCTTTGTCAACCGTTACGGCATCACGCTCGCTGCCGACTTGTATGTACCGAAAACGACCGCCGGGGGAGAACTGCCGGCTATCGCTGTCAGCGGTCCGTTCGGTGCCGTGAAGGAACAATCGTCGGGGCTGTATGCTCAGACACTTGCCGAACGGGGTTTCCTCACGATTGCTTTCGACCCCTCGTTTACAGGTGAGAGTGGCGGACAACCTCGCAGTGTGGCTTCGCCGGACATCAATACCGAAGACTTTTCGGCAGCGGTGGATTACCTGGCGACGCGTCCGGATGTGGATGCCGGGCGTATCGGCATCATCGGCATCTGCGGCTGGGGAGGTTTTGCCATCAATGCGGCAGCCAACGATACGCGTATCAAGGCAACCGTGGCCTCCACCATGTACGATATCAGCCGCTGTACGGCGAACGGTTATTTCGATGCTGCCGACAATGCGGACGCCCGTTATAAAATGCGTCAGGAGTTCAATGCCCAGCGTACGGAAGATTATCGCACCGGCACTTATCCCCGCACCGTGATGAATCCTAAGCCTGCCGGCGACGCACCACAGTTCATGAAAGATTATTATGACTATTACAAGACCGAACGAGGCTATCATCCCCGTTCCATCAACTCCGGTCTGGGATGGAACAAGACCTCCTCACTGGCTTTTGTCAATGCTCCTATACTTGCGTATGCCGATGAAATCCGCAGTGCCGTGCTACTCATTCATGGCGAAAAAGCCCACTCCCGTTATTTTAGCGAGGATGCCTTCAGGAAGCTGAAGGGTGACAACAAGGAACTGATGATTATTCCCGGAGCCGTGCATACGGATTTGTATGACCGGACGGACATTATTCCGTTCGACAAACTGGAGGAATTTTTCGATGAATACTTAAAATGA
- a CDS encoding helix-turn-helix domain-containing protein → MKKALDIKSVCECNRRLGCKTLHPQASIINLEHPDLEQEAVKFEFYAVLLIEECPDGCGCCGRKYYDYSNATMVFLKPGEIFRMNEAGVLPDKGWLLAFHPDLLYRTSLKNHIRNYTFFSYNKEEALHLSGRETATITCCLENIEEELHHSIDTHTATILSRHIELMLDYCTRFYERQFITRENKNKTVLEELETLLDDYIASGRLQGALLPTSEYCATGLGLSVPYFNDLLKFETGKTLDEYFQLRRLETAKRMLLKAENTPAVVAQRLGYTSVQYFSLLFKKITGIAPNEYRYSN, encoded by the coding sequence ATGAAAAAGGCGTTGGACATAAAGAGCGTGTGTGAATGCAACCGCCGTTTGGGATGTAAAACACTGCATCCCCAGGCAAGTATCATCAATCTGGAACACCCGGATTTGGAGCAGGAAGCCGTGAAATTCGAATTCTATGCCGTGCTGCTCATCGAGGAATGCCCGGACGGCTGTGGCTGTTGCGGCCGTAAGTATTACGACTATTCCAATGCCACGATGGTATTTCTCAAACCCGGGGAAATTTTCCGCATGAACGAAGCGGGCGTGTTGCCGGACAAAGGGTGGCTGTTGGCGTTTCATCCCGATTTACTGTACCGTACCTCACTGAAAAATCATATCAGGAACTATACGTTCTTTTCTTATAACAAGGAAGAGGCATTACACTTGTCCGGACGGGAAACGGCAACCATTACGTGCTGTCTTGAAAATATCGAAGAGGAACTGCACCACTCCATCGACACGCACACCGCAACCATTCTCTCACGGCATATCGAGTTGATGCTGGACTATTGCACCCGTTTCTACGAGCGGCAGTTCATCACACGCGAGAATAAGAACAAGACCGTGCTCGAAGAGTTGGAAACCCTGCTCGATGACTATATCGCCTCCGGCAGGTTACAGGGTGCTCTGTTGCCTACATCGGAATATTGTGCCACAGGACTGGGCCTATCCGTCCCTTATTTCAACGATTTGTTGAAATTCGAAACCGGCAAGACGTTGGATGAGTATTTCCAACTGCGACGGCTTGAAACGGCTAAAAGGATGTTGCTCAAAGCGGAAAACACCCCGGCCGTCGTAGCACAGCGGTTAGGCTATACCAGTGTACAATATTTCAGTCTGTTATTCAAAAAAATTACGGGCATCGCTCCTAATGAATACCGGTATTCAAATTAA